In one window of Pirellulales bacterium DNA:
- a CDS encoding PEP-CTERM sorting domain-containing protein, whose product MLLTRVRAFQGAVILLTLAISQAANAQNLSFIVDTTGGATGLTPIANTSGNIGQYNAGSWLTVGGNLSVPVAGVGTAVGNFGPQAGDFPSGSFSTGNPGSLVSYIGGTLLANVTPTTISFPGSSNLVPGLYTGTYPEVAAAPIPLTPANGGATGTDVGEYGIATTLKVGGLVTVASVNSVLRSAVFDIQQNTGILNQALSGVVGTQTFVTNSNLASGIATGINDGAITSGSPATTSGFTTTIPATFAPSVGALGTLTTTMLDPARQIEQLMLTVPVSTALTFIISGSTPATEVLTINGQIAAHATYQVPEPGSIVMLGMGGVALASIGCRRMRRRTVAET is encoded by the coding sequence ATGCTACTGACAAGGGTTAGGGCGTTTCAGGGTGCGGTGATTTTGCTCACCCTGGCGATCAGTCAAGCAGCAAATGCACAAAATCTCTCGTTCATTGTAGACACTACTGGTGGTGCAACGGGTTTGACGCCGATTGCAAACACCAGTGGAAACATTGGACAATACAACGCCGGTAGTTGGCTTACCGTCGGGGGCAATCTAAGCGTGCCGGTGGCAGGCGTCGGTACGGCGGTAGGAAATTTCGGACCTCAAGCCGGCGATTTTCCCAGCGGCAGTTTCTCGACAGGCAACCCGGGCAGCTTGGTTTCTTATATTGGCGGTACTCTACTCGCCAATGTAACGCCCACGACGATTTCTTTTCCGGGCAGCAGCAATCTGGTACCGGGACTCTATACCGGGACCTATCCTGAAGTTGCGGCGGCGCCAATTCCACTTACTCCCGCAAATGGTGGCGCAACTGGCACGGACGTGGGAGAATACGGGATTGCGACCACGCTTAAGGTCGGCGGGTTGGTTACTGTGGCCTCGGTCAATTCCGTCTTGCGTTCCGCGGTGTTTGATATCCAACAGAATACCGGCATCTTGAACCAGGCGCTTAGCGGCGTCGTGGGGACTCAAACGTTCGTGACCAATAGCAACTTGGCGTCCGGAATTGCCACGGGCATCAACGATGGCGCGATTACAAGTGGTTCGCCCGCCACGACTTCCGGGTTTACCACTACAATTCCCGCCACATTTGCACCAAGCGTCGGTGCTCTCGGCACTTTGACTACGACGATGCTCGATCCGGCGCGCCAGATTGAGCAATTGATGCTCACCGTCCCCGTCAGCACGGCGCTCACCTTTATCATTTCTGGCAGCACACCCGCTACCGAGGTCCTCACTATCAACGGTCAGATCGCCGCTCATGCGACGTATCAGGTCCCCGAACCGGGGTCGATCGTGATGTTGGGAATGGGCGGCGTGGCTTTAGCTTCCATCGGCTGCCGGCGCATGCGTCGGCGAACTGTCGCCGAGACTTAA
- a CDS encoding PEP-CTERM sorting domain-containing protein, whose protein sequence is MRSTRIRAFQGAAIALVLGLSQVSNAGTVTFTVDTTGGATGLTPIAPTTANTGKYAAGSFLTLSGNISASASGISASGAFTATAGSSGAFSTGNPGSLTSFYSGTLLANVTPTTIAFPGGSTLDAGLYTAHYPVAGGAAVPLAPQIGGGTDNAPGSDPADYGVAISLKALGIFTAASGNAALRNAVADISQTGGILSQALIGAPGTQTFTTTGGIGVALTGGDLDYNLKGAVVLGNTVPNLYGTGTLAGAPIAVSTGGVGTLTTVILDPVRQIESLMLTVPIKSTVTETITGSTPATIVIGLTGQVAAYATYQVPEPGSIVMLGMGGVALASVGYRRMRQRSRRQA, encoded by the coding sequence ATGAGATCGACAAGAATTCGCGCGTTTCAAGGTGCAGCGATCGCTCTCGTTCTGGGTTTAAGCCAGGTGAGCAATGCAGGAACTGTCACCTTCACGGTGGATACCACCGGTGGCGCAACGGGTTTGACCCCCATCGCACCCACGACTGCCAATACCGGCAAGTACGCCGCGGGCAGCTTCCTAACGCTGAGTGGAAACATCAGCGCATCCGCGAGTGGCATTAGTGCCTCCGGCGCCTTTACCGCTACAGCCGGCTCCAGTGGCGCCTTCTCGACTGGCAACCCCGGTAGCCTCACGTCCTTTTACAGCGGGACCCTGCTCGCGAACGTCACCCCGACGACGATTGCTTTCCCGGGCGGTAGCACGCTCGACGCCGGTCTCTATACCGCGCACTATCCCGTGGCTGGAGGCGCCGCGGTTCCTCTCGCCCCGCAAATCGGTGGCGGAACTGACAACGCACCCGGTTCGGACCCCGCCGACTATGGTGTGGCCATCTCGCTCAAGGCCCTTGGGATATTCACAGCGGCAAGCGGTAACGCAGCTTTGCGAAATGCGGTCGCCGATATCTCGCAGACGGGCGGCATTTTGAGCCAAGCCCTCATCGGCGCTCCAGGAACCCAAACGTTTACGACCACCGGCGGGATCGGGGTCGCGCTAACCGGCGGTGACCTGGATTACAACCTTAAGGGAGCAGTCGTACTCGGAAACACCGTTCCGAACCTCTACGGGACCGGCACGCTCGCCGGTGCTCCTATCGCCGTAAGCACGGGCGGTGTCGGTACTTTGACCACCGTGATCTTGGACCCCGTTCGTCAGATCGAGAGTCTGATGCTCACGGTGCCCATCAAGTCGACGGTCACTGAGACGATCACTGGCAGCACGCCGGCTACCATCGTCATCGGCCTCACCGGTCAGGTTGCCGCCTATGCGACGTACCAAGTCCCCGAGCCTGGGTCGATCGTGATGTTGGGCATGGGTGGAGTGGCGTTGGCCTCCGTCGGTTACCGACGGATGCGTCAGCGGTCACGACGTCAAGCCTAA
- a CDS encoding metallophosphoesterase family protein gives MPNFDRRRFLQAGSLLLAGGYVQIAFGDDAGPAPAFAAQPTFEPTALFLTWQRDPTTSMTMQWIGSEKEGADRPIWFSQAGSNLWRQKAGSPRQYPMTEKWIHRTELTGLTPDTEYVFRVGLDSPELRFRTMPAKATNTIHFVSGGDAGTGTHPVQTNRVAAVQAPQFVVIGGDLAYENGKSPDTFLEFLKNYSRDLRSDRQQLIPMLACIGNHEVNGGYGKSRKEAPFFYAMFDGLFSDSGYASLDFGDYLSLVLLDTNHTTPIEGAQTDWLAKTLKDREECPTVFVFNHVPAYPSFRPIGLDFAGDLGTGTGNRKLWAPLFERYNVDAVFEHHDHTYKRTHPLLDGHTNKNGIVYLGDGSWGKIRKPAKPEARPYLAVTDEAYHLSVHRIEGDQRFHVALSDTGRVVDICSTTKRARTGSRA, from the coding sequence ATGCCAAACTTCGATCGACGACGTTTCCTACAGGCCGGCTCGCTACTGTTGGCGGGCGGATACGTTCAAATTGCTTTTGGAGACGATGCCGGGCCGGCACCTGCGTTCGCTGCGCAACCGACGTTCGAACCCACGGCGCTGTTTCTCACCTGGCAGCGCGATCCGACGACGTCGATGACAATGCAGTGGATCGGCAGCGAAAAGGAAGGCGCGGATCGTCCGATCTGGTTTTCGCAGGCCGGCTCGAACCTGTGGCGGCAAAAGGCGGGCTCGCCGCGGCAGTACCCAATGACCGAAAAATGGATCCACCGCACCGAGCTGACGGGTCTTACACCGGACACCGAATACGTCTTTCGCGTCGGTCTTGATTCGCCCGAGCTGCGTTTCCGCACCATGCCGGCCAAGGCGACCAATACGATCCACTTTGTTTCAGGTGGCGATGCCGGAACTGGAACGCACCCTGTGCAGACCAATCGAGTGGCCGCGGTCCAGGCACCGCAGTTTGTCGTTATCGGCGGCGACCTGGCCTACGAAAACGGCAAAAGCCCGGACACGTTTCTCGAGTTCTTGAAGAATTATTCCCGCGACCTGCGCAGCGATCGGCAACAGCTGATTCCGATGTTGGCCTGCATCGGCAATCACGAAGTGAACGGCGGCTATGGCAAGTCGCGCAAAGAAGCGCCGTTTTTCTATGCCATGTTCGACGGCCTGTTCTCGGATTCAGGCTATGCATCGCTGGATTTCGGCGATTATTTATCGCTCGTGCTACTGGACACGAACCACACCACGCCGATCGAAGGTGCGCAGACGGATTGGCTCGCCAAGACCTTGAAGGACCGCGAGGAATGCCCGACGGTCTTCGTGTTCAATCATGTACCGGCCTATCCATCGTTCCGGCCGATCGGCCTCGACTTCGCCGGCGATTTGGGTACCGGGACCGGCAATCGCAAACTTTGGGCGCCCTTGTTCGAACGTTACAACGTCGACGCCGTCTTTGAGCACCATGACCACACCTACAAACGCACGCACCCACTACTTGACGGTCATACGAACAAGAATGGCATCGTGTACCTGGGCGACGGGTCGTGGGGCAAGATCCGCAAGCCGGCCAAACCCGAGGCGCGCCCCTACCTGGCCGTGACGGACGAAGCCTATCACTTGTCCGTCCACCGTATCGAAGGGGACCAACGCTTTCACGTGGCCCTCTCGGATACTGGTCGCGTCGTCGATATATGTTCGACGACAAAGCGCGCCCGGACCGGCAGCCGAGCATAG
- a CDS encoding GNAT family N-acetyltransferase, translating into MSDQPSITTARLLLRHWTDNDQDAFAALNADPRVMAHFPKVLDRAESDTTATRIRDHFARHGFGLWAVEVPGVAPFVGFVGLSIPQFHAHFTPCVEIGWRLAYQYWGHGYASEGARAALALGFNELKLVEIVSMTAVDNQRSRDVMHRIGMTYSPVDDFDHPQLPAGDRLLRHVLYRLSRTTWERRAAVEPVGNG; encoded by the coding sequence ATGTCCGACCAGCCCAGCATTACGACTGCACGATTGCTGCTGCGCCATTGGACCGACAATGACCAGGATGCATTTGCCGCACTCAACGCCGATCCGCGCGTGATGGCGCATTTTCCAAAAGTGCTGGATCGGGCCGAGAGTGACACCACGGCCACCCGCATTCGCGACCATTTCGCCCGACACGGCTTTGGCCTGTGGGCCGTCGAAGTGCCGGGCGTGGCGCCCTTTGTGGGTTTCGTAGGACTGAGCATTCCGCAATTCCACGCCCATTTCACGCCTTGCGTCGAGATCGGCTGGCGGCTCGCCTACCAGTATTGGGGACATGGCTACGCCAGCGAAGGAGCGCGCGCAGCGCTCGCCCTGGGCTTCAACGAGTTGAAACTGGTCGAGATCGTCTCGATGACAGCCGTGGACAACCAACGTTCTCGCGACGTCATGCACCGCATCGGCATGACCTATTCGCCGGTGGACGACTTCGATCATCCGCAGCTGCCTGCTGGCGATCGTTTGCTGCGCCACGTGCTGTACAGATTATCGCGCACGACATGGGAACGGCGCGCGGCCGTTGAACCTGTTGGCAATGGCTGA
- a CDS encoding MFS transporter — protein MGVLSTSGTPSASRRLAPSHVRWQIFGLSCATSWTLYLHRYTFAIIMPTLAEQWGVSQSGLGFMQSAFYSSYVALQVPTGLLVDRLGTHLFLGGIVLAWSGVLALHAWAPTPAAMYWVRLLFGVTQAGCYPALGKVTQAWFPLSIRTSLQGWIASFFGRMGGFTANLLFASVMLGFLGLDWRTSILLLAGWGVVLGVAVLIVFRNSPAAHPHVNAAELAIIEDGQPADDGTLVEEATTFLHSPVAAESRSRGAVLWRWSQGISARSAANLGFFLLQFFGATFADTIYVVWMPSVLKQVHGMDNLQMGIFASLPLLGGALGGVLGGYINDFLIRVIGRRWARSVVGCVGNASAGLLVLVALAFIEEPAVFCGLLFCAKVFSDWAQPTTWGTVTDISGPYAATIFGLGNGVGGLGTVIAAPALGMVAERFSWYAVFLLIAATYAISSLVWLAVNCTIPVFTTGTRQPHA, from the coding sequence GTGGGCGTTTTGTCGACCTCTGGAACCCCTTCGGCCTCTCGTCGCCTGGCGCCTAGTCATGTCCGCTGGCAAATTTTTGGTCTCTCTTGCGCCACTTCGTGGACGCTTTATCTGCACCGCTATACGTTCGCGATCATCATGCCAACCCTCGCCGAGCAGTGGGGGGTCAGTCAGTCCGGCCTGGGCTTCATGCAATCGGCCTTCTACAGCAGCTATGTCGCGCTGCAAGTCCCCACCGGTTTGCTGGTCGATCGATTGGGGACGCACCTGTTCCTGGGGGGCATTGTGTTGGCCTGGTCCGGTGTCCTGGCTCTGCACGCCTGGGCCCCCACTCCCGCGGCCATGTACTGGGTGAGGCTGCTGTTTGGCGTTACGCAAGCCGGTTGCTATCCGGCGTTGGGTAAGGTGACCCAGGCATGGTTTCCGTTATCGATCCGCACCTCGCTGCAGGGCTGGATTGCCTCGTTCTTTGGTCGCATGGGTGGCTTTACTGCCAATTTGCTGTTTGCTTCCGTCATGCTGGGGTTTCTGGGGCTCGACTGGCGCACCAGTATCCTCCTTCTTGCTGGCTGGGGAGTGGTGCTAGGCGTGGCCGTGCTGATCGTATTCCGCAATTCGCCGGCCGCGCATCCGCATGTCAACGCCGCAGAACTGGCGATCATCGAGGACGGTCAACCTGCGGATGACGGCACCCTCGTCGAAGAAGCGACCACTTTTTTACATTCACCGGTGGCAGCCGAAAGCAGGTCTCGTGGCGCCGTGCTGTGGCGATGGTCCCAAGGTATCAGCGCTCGATCGGCGGCAAACCTGGGTTTCTTTCTGCTCCAGTTTTTCGGCGCGACGTTCGCCGACACGATCTACGTCGTCTGGATGCCTTCGGTCCTCAAGCAAGTACACGGTATGGATAACTTGCAAATGGGGATTTTTGCGTCGTTGCCGCTGCTCGGCGGCGCGCTGGGAGGCGTGCTGGGGGGATATATCAATGACTTTTTGATCCGTGTCATCGGCCGCCGTTGGGCGCGCTCGGTGGTTGGTTGCGTCGGCAATGCTTCGGCTGGGCTGTTGGTCCTGGTGGCGCTGGCCTTTATCGAAGAGCCGGCCGTCTTTTGCGGCCTGCTCTTTTGCGCCAAAGTATTCAGCGATTGGGCCCAACCAACCACCTGGGGTACGGTCACCGATATATCCGGTCCCTACGCGGCCACGATTTTTGGCCTGGGCAATGGCGTGGGAGGACTAGGCACCGTGATCGCGGCACCCGCGCTGGGAATGGTCGCGGAGCGTTTCTCCTGGTACGCCGTTTTCCTCCTCATCGCTGCCACGTACGCGATTTCCAGCCTGGTTTGGCTGGCGGTAAACTGCACGATTCCCGTCTTCACCACGGGAACGCGCCAGCCGCACGCCTGA
- a CDS encoding sodium:solute symporter: MTSALLWAAAESPGLGAILALLIVIAISVWLGTLAQRAVKKGSFLKGYFLGNRGLGAWALALTATVQSGGTFMGYPSLIYAHGWVVALWIGSYMVVPITGFGVLGKRFAQLSRRTGAITVPDLLRIRFGSPAVGLISSLFIIVFMSSMMVAQFKAGAIVMKLTLPGTTSLALSEELEDTATESVQGDSKPGAAKSTLDRRYLLGLAVFSLTVVGYTLIGGFLASVWTDLFQSVLMLIGVVILFLLVVPLTIGAPMQAATLEAMAKTGPDYAFGPGFSPSGRQFLPVSLAFSFFVLWIFGGVGSPAGQVRLMASHDTPTIRRSIVLLCFYNTLIYLPLMIICVTSRSIFPDLDAPDEVIPRLALWATRDFWGGSFVGGMILAAPFGAVMATVSTYLVVIASGVVRDVYLRFLRPHAGQTEIRRISQGVMIFFGLLSVALNIYPVKYLQALVVFSTSTIAATLLVPAIMAAYWRRATVPGALAAMLTGSATMLALFGAGWIMAFYEMDQKLGPDTSFRAYYLLGIEPIVWGMIVSMLAGVGVSLATEPPDERLVSWLFDRQDGEQPTAIQHG, translated from the coding sequence ATGACTAGTGCGCTGCTGTGGGCCGCCGCCGAAAGTCCGGGCCTGGGAGCAATCCTGGCGCTGCTGATTGTTATCGCCATTTCTGTCTGGCTGGGCACTCTGGCCCAACGCGCCGTAAAGAAGGGTTCGTTTCTCAAGGGTTATTTCCTCGGCAATCGTGGGCTGGGTGCGTGGGCCCTGGCGCTGACGGCCACGGTGCAAAGTGGCGGGACGTTCATGGGCTATCCGTCGCTCATCTATGCACATGGATGGGTCGTGGCCTTGTGGATTGGCAGCTACATGGTCGTGCCAATCACCGGTTTTGGCGTGCTGGGCAAACGCTTCGCTCAACTGTCGCGGCGCACTGGCGCGATCACCGTACCCGACTTATTGCGGATTCGATTTGGCAGTCCGGCGGTGGGATTAATCTCCTCCTTGTTCATCATCGTTTTCATGTCGTCGATGATGGTGGCGCAGTTCAAGGCCGGCGCGATCGTGATGAAGCTGACACTGCCAGGCACGACTTCGCTGGCGCTCAGCGAAGAATTGGAAGATACAGCGACAGAATCGGTCCAAGGCGACAGTAAACCGGGAGCCGCCAAAAGCACCCTCGATCGACGATATCTGCTCGGTTTGGCCGTATTCTCGCTGACTGTCGTGGGCTACACGCTGATTGGCGGTTTTTTGGCCTCGGTGTGGACCGATCTTTTCCAAAGCGTGCTGATGCTGATCGGCGTCGTCATTTTATTCCTGCTGGTGGTGCCGCTGACGATCGGCGCGCCGATGCAAGCGGCGACATTGGAAGCGATGGCCAAGACCGGGCCGGATTACGCCTTCGGCCCGGGATTTTCGCCGTCGGGTCGACAATTTCTGCCGGTGAGCCTGGCATTTTCGTTTTTTGTATTGTGGATCTTTGGCGGCGTAGGGTCCCCTGCCGGCCAGGTGCGATTGATGGCCTCGCACGACACGCCAACAATTCGCCGCTCGATCGTATTGCTGTGCTTCTACAACACGCTGATCTATTTGCCGCTGATGATTATTTGCGTAACGTCACGGTCGATTTTTCCAGACCTCGACGCGCCCGACGAAGTGATTCCGCGGCTTGCTTTGTGGGCCACGCGCGACTTCTGGGGTGGTTCCTTCGTCGGCGGCATGATATTGGCCGCGCCGTTTGGCGCCGTCATGGCCACGGTCAGCACCTATCTGGTCGTGATCGCGTCGGGCGTGGTTCGTGACGTGTATTTGCGATTCTTGCGACCGCACGCCGGTCAGACCGAAATCCGTCGGATTTCGCAAGGAGTGATGATATTCTTCGGCTTGCTCTCGGTGGCGCTGAACATCTATCCAGTCAAGTATTTGCAAGCACTGGTCGTCTTCAGCACCTCGACCATTGCGGCGACCCTGCTCGTGCCCGCGATCATGGCGGCCTACTGGCGACGCGCGACTGTGCCCGGTGCGCTCGCCGCCATGTTGACCGGTTCGGCCACTATGCTCGCGCTTTTCGGAGCCGGCTGGATCATGGCCTTCTACGAGATGGATCAGAAACTGGGTCCTGATACGTCCTTCCGAGCTTATTACTTGTTGGGCATTGAACCTATTGTGTGGGGAATGATCGTTTCCATGCTGGCCGGGGTGGGTGTGAGCTTGGCGACAGAGCCGCCGGACGAACGGCTCGTTTCGTGGCTGTTCGACCGTCAAGATGGCGAGCAACCGACCGCGATTCAGCACGGGTGA
- a CDS encoding MFS transporter, whose product MALTAALLGWLFDGAEMGVFSMVGRPAIKDLMQTTEEAVIGLRFGIITACFLVGAATGGVLFGWLGDRIGRVRAMTLSILTYALFTGLCGMVGSVWQLGALRMIAALGMGGEWSLGVALVMEIWPNRSRAFMAGLIGAAANAGYLLVGGVGLVLNSTLERLSIWGSEVGFRQEWVDALTAHGGWRLLMMCGTAPALLTFLIRLFVPESERWEKERDRGATGYWATRDLLAVILGSAGPALIIYLWADRPEPLSALVRLSGAALGLAIATLGYTYPVVRYVQRLDASDGRAHALTPTIARMMLAAGLSGVALLGTWGAAQWVPAWADKLTGGGLHVKEYTQMCSAAGAIVGTILAALAGDWLGRRWTYVLMCVASLASAIWLYQFHAQYDAGFLAATFLLGACTASFYGWLPLYLPELFRTSLRATGQGFGFNFGRILAAIGALQTGNLMGAFQEGVTVAGVSLPGGYPLACTTMSSVYLIGMALIWLAPETKGQPLPD is encoded by the coding sequence ATGGCCCTCACGGCTGCGCTGTTGGGCTGGTTATTCGACGGCGCCGAGATGGGGGTTTTTTCGATGGTCGGTCGCCCCGCCATCAAGGACCTCATGCAAACCACGGAAGAGGCCGTGATTGGCCTCCGGTTTGGCATCATTACAGCGTGCTTTCTGGTGGGGGCGGCCACCGGCGGCGTCCTATTCGGCTGGCTGGGCGATCGCATTGGCCGAGTGCGGGCCATGACCCTCAGCATTCTTACGTACGCGCTATTTACGGGGCTGTGCGGCATGGTCGGCAGCGTCTGGCAGCTAGGGGCGTTGCGCATGATCGCTGCCTTGGGGATGGGCGGAGAATGGTCGCTAGGCGTTGCCCTGGTCATGGAGATTTGGCCCAATCGCTCCCGCGCCTTCATGGCCGGACTCATCGGCGCCGCGGCCAACGCGGGCTATTTGCTCGTCGGTGGAGTGGGCCTGGTGTTGAACAGCACATTGGAACGCCTGTCGATTTGGGGTAGCGAAGTCGGCTTTCGGCAAGAGTGGGTCGATGCCCTCACCGCCCACGGTGGCTGGCGGCTGTTGATGATGTGCGGCACGGCCCCAGCGCTGCTGACGTTCTTGATTCGGTTGTTTGTGCCCGAATCCGAACGGTGGGAGAAGGAACGAGATCGGGGCGCGACGGGTTACTGGGCCACACGCGATTTGTTGGCCGTGATCTTGGGATCGGCGGGGCCGGCCCTGATTATCTACTTGTGGGCCGACCGACCGGAGCCGCTCTCGGCCTTGGTGCGCCTGTCTGGAGCGGCGTTAGGTTTGGCGATCGCCACGCTGGGATACACGTACCCGGTGGTGCGGTACGTGCAGCGACTGGATGCCTCGGACGGACGGGCGCATGCCCTGACTCCTACGATTGCCCGCATGATGTTGGCGGCGGGTCTGAGCGGGGTGGCACTGTTGGGAACCTGGGGAGCGGCCCAATGGGTGCCGGCTTGGGCCGACAAGCTGACAGGCGGCGGCCTGCACGTGAAAGAATACACGCAGATGTGTTCGGCCGCGGGTGCCATTGTGGGAACGATCCTGGCCGCGCTCGCTGGTGATTGGTTGGGTCGGCGCTGGACCTACGTTCTGATGTGTGTCGCGTCGTTGGCCTCAGCGATTTGGCTGTATCAATTTCATGCCCAGTACGACGCGGGATTTCTGGCGGCAACCTTTTTATTGGGCGCCTGCACCGCCTCGTTCTACGGCTGGCTGCCGCTGTACTTGCCCGAGCTATTCCGTACGAGCCTGCGTGCCACGGGGCAGGGCTTCGGCTTTAACTTCGGCCGCATTTTGGCGGCGATCGGCGCGCTGCAAACGGGCAATCTGATGGGCGCCTTCCAGGAAGGCGTTACGGTCGCGGGGGTTTCACTTCCCGGCGGTTACCCGTTGGCCTGCACAACGATGAGCTCGGTGTATCTGATCGGCATGGCCTTGATTTGGCTGGCACCAGAGACGAAGGGGCAACCCCTCCCCGATTGA
- a CDS encoding cupin domain-containing protein — protein sequence MTSGDHNLGDPAELAALYLTGALEDDERTTFEAHLIAGCADCERELRALTPVFEALARLAPPVTPSALSRVVTLAAANESLGELSEQQMQGVGELVAAVEESLPELLQAARDWEPYSIEGMYVRPLRFDRERQRVTALIRLAPGTRMPPHQHDQGEQCVVLQGELSIGHRCLRAGEYRYWKPGEPQPVQSSDDGCLLLVSSPLD from the coding sequence GTGACCAGTGGTGACCACAACTTGGGGGATCCCGCGGAATTGGCAGCCTTGTATCTAACAGGTGCGCTAGAAGATGACGAACGCACGACTTTCGAGGCGCATCTTATCGCTGGCTGCGCCGACTGCGAACGCGAGTTGCGTGCTCTGACTCCGGTGTTCGAGGCCCTCGCGCGACTCGCGCCACCGGTGACCCCCAGCGCCCTAAGCCGCGTCGTAACATTAGCCGCCGCCAACGAATCGCTCGGCGAGTTGTCCGAACAGCAAATGCAGGGGGTCGGCGAACTTGTCGCGGCCGTAGAGGAAAGTCTGCCAGAATTGTTGCAAGCGGCGCGCGACTGGGAGCCGTATTCCATCGAAGGAATGTACGTGCGGCCGCTGCGCTTCGACAGAGAGCGCCAACGCGTGACGGCACTCATACGGCTGGCCCCGGGAACTAGGATGCCACCTCATCAGCACGATCAAGGCGAGCAGTGTGTCGTGCTACAGGGAGAACTGTCGATCGGCCATCGCTGCCTGCGTGCCGGGGAATATCGCTATTGGAAGCCTGGCGAACCGCAGCCGGTCCAATCCTCGGACGATGGTTGCCTGCTCCTGGTGAGCAGCCCGCTCGATTGA
- a CDS encoding sigma-70 family RNA polymerase sigma factor, translating to MLARIAAGDRLSFALFYDLHAPRVLGLLMRCLRHRADAEDVLQDTFHQLWRSASKYAPHRSSPEVWLTLIARSRLVDFLRRRRPGITGIAVQSAAPPVDPLLGLAQDEAAEQIQAALAKLPVEQRSAISLAFFEGLTHRQVAQRQDIPLGTAKTRILLGIRALRRMLSPHEGNGT from the coding sequence TTGCTCGCGCGCATCGCCGCGGGCGATCGGCTATCCTTCGCTCTGTTCTATGATCTGCACGCTCCGCGCGTGCTCGGCTTGTTGATGCGTTGTTTACGTCATCGGGCAGACGCGGAAGATGTTCTGCAAGATACGTTTCATCAACTGTGGCGTTCGGCGTCTAAGTACGCACCGCACCGCTCGAGTCCCGAGGTTTGGTTGACGTTGATCGCGCGATCGCGGTTGGTGGATTTTCTACGCCGCAGGCGGCCCGGCATAACGGGCATCGCAGTGCAGTCCGCGGCGCCACCTGTCGATCCGCTGCTGGGCTTGGCCCAGGACGAGGCGGCCGAGCAGATACAAGCGGCCCTGGCCAAACTTCCGGTCGAACAACGCTCGGCGATTTCACTCGCCTTTTTTGAAGGTCTGACACACAGACAGGTAGCTCAGAGGCAAGACATCCCTCTGGGCACCGCCAAAACGCGCATCCTGCTCGGAATCCGGGCGCTGCGCAGAATGCTCTCTCCGCATGAAGGAAACGGCACGTGA